A window of the Equus asinus isolate D_3611 breed Donkey chromosome 20, EquAss-T2T_v2, whole genome shotgun sequence genome harbors these coding sequences:
- the LOC139041283 gene encoding zinc finger protein 266-like isoform X1 yields the protein MATDCLTDCSQDSVAFTDVAVHFTREEWTLLDPAQKNLYRDVMLETYKILTTVECQVFKPDLISWLEEEEEWRTAGRGVFQEWELQLKTKDSTIQQDIFGEKTSNRLEMERIPNGWELHDCEQCGKVFNERSCLKTQRRTQNGGDSYDDSQYGKSSLTLHKKTSPGEKHCLCTQWGKAISPTPAIVCRKTSMQEKAFECSDSGKAFANQCFLQAPTRIHNREKLYEWKDCSGSFSHSASLGAHIQTHTANNHYKCEECKKSFKRSAYLNAHVQVHIGRKPFQCKECGKAFVKSFELIGHVKTHMGEKPFLCEVCGKSFRSSSYLQVHSRIHTGIKLYKCKKCGKDFKRSMHLKVHMRTHTGEKPYECKECGKTFTQSSGLIYHNKIHTGEKPFKCDTCGKAFASFSHLTAHFRTHTGEKRFECNICRKRFSSSSYLVVHNRTHTGEKPYKCEECGKGFKRSVSLKVHMRIHTGEKPYECKKCGRAFTQSSSLTDHRKTHTGEKPFKCDTCGKAFALSSHLNRHFRTHTGQKPIECNVCGKTFSSFLYLIVHKRTHAGEKP from the exons ATGGCAACTGACTGTTTGACAGACTGTTCTCAG GACTCGGTTGCCTTCACTGATGTGGCTGTGCACTTCACCCGAGAGGAGTGGACTTTACTGGACCCAGCCCAGAAAAATCTatacagagatgtgatgctggagacctACAAGATCCTGACCACAGTAG AATGTCAGGTGTTCAAACCCGACCTGATCTCTTGgttggaagaagaagaagagtggAGGACAGCGGGGAGAGGAGTCTTCCAAG aatgggAACTGCAACTTAAGACCAAAGACTCGACGATTCAGCAGGATATTTTTGGGGAGAAAACATCCAATAGGCTAGAAATG GAAAGAATTCCCAATGGGTGGGAACTCCATGATTGTGAGCAATGTGGGAAAGTCTTCAATGAACGTTCATGTCTTAAGACCCAGAGGAGAACTCAAAATGGAGGGGACAGTTATGACGACAGTCAGTATGGAAAAAGCTCCCTCACTCTGCATAAGAAAACCTCACCTGGAGAGAAACATTGTTTGTGTACTCAGTGGGGAAAAGCCATCAGCCCAACTCCAGCGATCGTGTGCAGGAAAACTAGCATGCAAGAGAAAGCCTTCGAATGCAGTGATAGCGGGAAAGCCTTTGCTAATCAGTGTTTCCTTCAGGCACCAACGAGAATTCACAATCGAGAAAAACTCTATGAGTGGAAAGACTGTTCAGGATCTTTTAGTCACTCTGCTAGCCTCGGTGCGCATATACAAACTCACACTGCTAACAACCATTACAAGTGTGAGGAATGCAAAAAATCCTTTAAACGATCTGCATACCTTAACGCTCACGTTCAAGTTCACATTGGAAGAAAACCTTTTcagtgtaaggaatgtgggaaggcctttgtTAAGTCTTTTGAACTTATTGGACATGTTAAAACACACATGGGAGAGAAGCCCTTTCTGTGTGAGGTATGTGGAAAATCTTTTAGAAGTTCCTCGTACCTTCAGGTTCATAGTCGAATTCATACTGGAATAAAACTCTATAAATGTAAGAAATGTGGGAAAGACTTTAAACGTTCCATGCACCTTAAAGTTCACATGCGaacccacactggagagaaaccctatgaatgtaaggaatgtgggaaaaccttcaCTCAATCCTCAGGCCTcatttaccacaataagattcacactggagagaagcctttTAAGTGTGACACatgtgggaaagcctttgctAGTTTCTCACATCTTACTGCCCATTttagaactcacactggagagaagcgtTTTGAGTGTAATATATGTAGGAAAAGATTTAGCAGTTCTTCATACTTAGTCGTTCACAACCgtactcacactggagagaaaccctataaatgtgaGGAATGTGGAAAAGGCTTTAAACGTTCTGTGTCCCTTAAAGTTCACATGCggattcacactggagagaaaccctatgaatgcaaGAAATGTGGGAGAGCCTTCACTCAGTCCTCAAGCCTTACTGACCATAGAaaaactcatactggagagaagcctTTTAAATGTGACACatgtgggaaagcctttgctCTTTCCTCACATCTTAACAGACATTTTAGAACTCACACTGGACAAAAGCCTATTGAGTGTAATGTATGTGGGAAAACATTTAGCAGTTTTTTGTACTTGATTGTTCACAAGCGTACTCACGCTGGAGAGAAACCTTAG
- the LOC139041283 gene encoding zinc finger protein 266-like isoform X2, producing the protein MERIPNGWELHDCEQCGKVFNERSCLKTQRRTQNGGDSYDDSQYGKSSLTLHKKTSPGEKHCLCTQWGKAISPTPAIVCRKTSMQEKAFECSDSGKAFANQCFLQAPTRIHNREKLYEWKDCSGSFSHSASLGAHIQTHTANNHYKCEECKKSFKRSAYLNAHVQVHIGRKPFQCKECGKAFVKSFELIGHVKTHMGEKPFLCEVCGKSFRSSSYLQVHSRIHTGIKLYKCKKCGKDFKRSMHLKVHMRTHTGEKPYECKECGKTFTQSSGLIYHNKIHTGEKPFKCDTCGKAFASFSHLTAHFRTHTGEKRFECNICRKRFSSSSYLVVHNRTHTGEKPYKCEECGKGFKRSVSLKVHMRIHTGEKPYECKKCGRAFTQSSSLTDHRKTHTGEKPFKCDTCGKAFALSSHLNRHFRTHTGQKPIECNVCGKTFSSFLYLIVHKRTHAGEKP; encoded by the exons ATG GAAAGAATTCCCAATGGGTGGGAACTCCATGATTGTGAGCAATGTGGGAAAGTCTTCAATGAACGTTCATGTCTTAAGACCCAGAGGAGAACTCAAAATGGAGGGGACAGTTATGACGACAGTCAGTATGGAAAAAGCTCCCTCACTCTGCATAAGAAAACCTCACCTGGAGAGAAACATTGTTTGTGTACTCAGTGGGGAAAAGCCATCAGCCCAACTCCAGCGATCGTGTGCAGGAAAACTAGCATGCAAGAGAAAGCCTTCGAATGCAGTGATAGCGGGAAAGCCTTTGCTAATCAGTGTTTCCTTCAGGCACCAACGAGAATTCACAATCGAGAAAAACTCTATGAGTGGAAAGACTGTTCAGGATCTTTTAGTCACTCTGCTAGCCTCGGTGCGCATATACAAACTCACACTGCTAACAACCATTACAAGTGTGAGGAATGCAAAAAATCCTTTAAACGATCTGCATACCTTAACGCTCACGTTCAAGTTCACATTGGAAGAAAACCTTTTcagtgtaaggaatgtgggaaggcctttgtTAAGTCTTTTGAACTTATTGGACATGTTAAAACACACATGGGAGAGAAGCCCTTTCTGTGTGAGGTATGTGGAAAATCTTTTAGAAGTTCCTCGTACCTTCAGGTTCATAGTCGAATTCATACTGGAATAAAACTCTATAAATGTAAGAAATGTGGGAAAGACTTTAAACGTTCCATGCACCTTAAAGTTCACATGCGaacccacactggagagaaaccctatgaatgtaaggaatgtgggaaaaccttcaCTCAATCCTCAGGCCTcatttaccacaataagattcacactggagagaagcctttTAAGTGTGACACatgtgggaaagcctttgctAGTTTCTCACATCTTACTGCCCATTttagaactcacactggagagaagcgtTTTGAGTGTAATATATGTAGGAAAAGATTTAGCAGTTCTTCATACTTAGTCGTTCACAACCgtactcacactggagagaaaccctataaatgtgaGGAATGTGGAAAAGGCTTTAAACGTTCTGTGTCCCTTAAAGTTCACATGCggattcacactggagagaaaccctatgaatgcaaGAAATGTGGGAGAGCCTTCACTCAGTCCTCAAGCCTTACTGACCATAGAaaaactcatactggagagaagcctTTTAAATGTGACACatgtgggaaagcctttgctCTTTCCTCACATCTTAACAGACATTTTAGAACTCACACTGGACAAAAGCCTATTGAGTGTAATGTATGTGGGAAAACATTTAGCAGTTTTTTGTACTTGATTGTTCACAAGCGTACTCACGCTGGAGAGAAACCTTAG